One Carettochelys insculpta isolate YL-2023 chromosome 1, ASM3395843v1, whole genome shotgun sequence genomic window, CAGCAGAGCCGAGCCCAGCCAGACCCCATGGCCATCAGGACAAATTCAGATGTTTCCAGCCAGGACGGTACCCTGGAACCTCTTCCAAGGGCCATGGGGTCTGCTCCATGCCTGCTCATTCTAAACTAAAAGCAGATGATTTTTCTAGAGGCTCTGCTCTGATGGTCACTACAGGGCCggtcccaggcctgtgctgcGCAGACCATCAGGTGGGATAATAACAGCCATCACTTCTGGCCTTGGGCTCAAGAGAGCTGTGGCTGATGGGGTTGGAAGGCCAGGGATGGGCCGGATATCTGGGTTGGATTCTCCTCAGCCTTGGCATAACCCCACTGAAAGGAGACAGTGGTATAGGTCAGAATCaaaccccagaccctgcttctCCTCTGAGGGGCACCCGCTGGCCTATACACTGCAGAGGGAAGGCACAACCATGGCAGGCATAACCTGGTTCTTCCCTGGTTACACCCAGCCTACTTTATAAGGTCCTCAGGGCTGGGAACATGTCTCCATGGCTATCCCAATGCTCTGCCACTGGCTAGCTGGctgtccttgggcaagtcacttcaccccactgctctgtgcctcagtttccccatatgtaaaatggggattgTGATATTGATACCCTTCATAGGGAGCTTTGAGATTTCTCACAGCACACAGAAGTTTCTTGGTTGACAAATAATTGTGTCTCGTTTCTGGAGGGTATGGAATGAGGGAATGGCCTGCAATGGTACATGGGCCTTTTGTCACTGCTAACAGCAAATATCCACGATGGCCTTAAAAGACAAATACAGCAAGTTGGGGAAGGGTGAATACGGTTTCTGTCAAGGGAGCTCATGTCTCTCTAAGCTGCTAGAATTCTTGGGGTCAAGAGACACGCGGACAAGGGGATCTAGTGGCTAGAAGCGTAACTTGGACTttcagaacacctctgtcaaggTCTCTCACTAGAGGCTCCTAAGGAAACTAAGCAGCCCTGGAAGACGAGGGAAGCTACTCTCAGAGGCTGCTAACCAGTTAAAAGGCAGGAGCAAAAGGTAGGAATTAACGGTCAGTTTTCACAGTAAGGACAGGTCAATAGAGAAGTACCCCCAGGACCTGTTCTGGGCCCTGTATGATTCTACACACCCACCAATGAGCAGGGAAGGGAGCACACAGTCAAGTGGCCACGTGTGCAGAGGGTACCAATGTAATCAAGATGGTTGAGTCCAAAGCTGAGTGTGACCAGTGACAGAGAGATCTCACAAACCCGGGTGACTGGGCTACGCAACAGCAAGTGAAATCCAGCACTGATAAGTGCAAAACCATGCAGATTGGAAGAAATAATCCCAACCACTCCCTCAGGAGGGGAGTGCCAAATTAGGCTCACACCACCCAATAAAGAGCTTGTGAACTTTCTTCACAAGCCATTCTCAGAAAACTTCCACTCTGTGCAGGGCTGTGGTCAAAAAAGCCGGCGGCTTGGAAAGATCAGAGAGGAAATGAAAAGATCACACTGCCACTACTGCATAAATCCATGGCCTGCCCACCCCACGGACACATCTGGCCACCGAAAGGCTCCCACAGGAGAACAGGTTGAAAAGACTCAGGCTTTGCAGGTCAGAAAAGAGACAACAGAGGAGACGTATGACAGAGGTCCCCACACTCATGCATGGGGAGGTAAAAATGGATAGAGAAATGTTATTTATTGTTTCACCCAATACAGAAAACATCAAAATTTACTCCAtggaattaataggcagcagttttAATACAAACAGGAGGAAGCACTTTTCATAAAGCACAGAGCTAACCTGGGGGACTCATTGCTGGGGGATGCTGTGGTGAGACAAAGGTCCCTGGGCAGAGGTGATTTTACCTTAGTTCTTGCTTATTTTCTTGTTTCCCATCAGTGTAGAAAAAGACTCATTGGGTCTGTCTGCCTTTTGTGGAAGAACACTGTCTTCTTGTAGCCCCATCTGTCTCAGGACATGAGGGAGACCAAGTGGGTGGGAGAGATCCTTTATTGGACCCGTCTCTGTTGGCAAGAGAGGGAAGCTTGCAAGCTCACACAGTGCAAACTCTTAGGAAAAAACCCACATACTTCATGTGAAAACCGGCTTAATGCCCAAGTGCTGTGGCTTTGCTCATCAGGAAGGTTCTGCTGCAGCATCGATAAAACACCCTCATCAGCTGTTTCAGGATCTCTCTTGTGGCCACCCCATAAATGATGGGGTTTAACATGGGAGGGATGAGCACGTAGAGGTTGGTCAATAGAATAAGAATGTAACCGGGGATGATCTGCCCAAAGCGATAtgcaaaaaaggagaaaaaggctGGCGTATAGAATAAGAGCATGACACAGACGTGTGAGCCACAGGTGTTCAGAGCCTTGAGCCGGGCACCCTTGGATGGGAGCTGGAAAACAGCTTTTAGGATCAGCCCGTAAGACACAGCAATGAGTGCAGCATCCAAGCCAATTGCTAAAATAGCCAGGGCTACACCGTACCAGACGTTGACTGTGATGTGGTCGCAGGCCAGCCGGGATATGGCCATGTACTCACAATAAGTGTGAGGCAGGAGGTTGGTTCTGCAGAACTTCAGTCGCTTCACGAGAAAGACAACGGGAAAAATGAGACAGAAACTTCTTGTGACAACCGCCAGCCCTATTTTCCCTATCACAGGCTTGGTTAGCACAGTGCTGTATCTCAAGGGGTTGCAGATGGCAACATACCGATCAAACGCCATGGCCAGCAGGATGGCCGACTCGGAAATAAAACTGACGTGGATGAAAAACATCTGGGTCAGGCAGGCAACAAAAGAaatttccccagctctgcaccagaATACTGCCAGCATCATGGGCACTGTTGTGGTTGACAGCAGTAGATCATCCatggccagcatgcagaggaaaaggtacatgggctcatggaggcttcgtTCTGTCAATATGATGAATAGGAGGAGAGAGTTCCCAAGAAGCGCCGCAATATACATcagacagaaggggatggaggtCCAGACCTGAGACTCCTCTGTGCCATGGATGCCGGTCAGGATGAAGGTCACAGGGGCAAAAAAGGTCTGATTGTCGGCTGCCATCATCTACCATCCCTTGGAGCATCTACTCAGTTTTCAGGAACTAAGAGCAAAAGAGAAAATCAGTGAGTGCTGGAGTGTCAGCCAGGACAGACATGTATTTGGTGAGAGAATCAGGGAAACCAGCAAACACTTCCTTGTGTGACAGCTGCCTGTCGGGTGGGACCGTCAATGAAGAAACACTCTCCTTCTACAGAACACCTCCTTTCCCACAGAGGAAGATGTTTGTGACATTGTGACCCTGGGTTCAGCAAGACGCACCGTCCACAGCAGATTCTCTCCTCTGCACATTTTAGGTCTCATCAGTGACTCTGAAGGTGAATTGAAGCAGACGTGAAACTGCTTCCTCATTTACTTCCCTCAGTGTTAAACCCACTCCAGGGTTACTGTGTCGTGAGAACAAAACCTCTTCCATTCACAAGCCCCCTGCTGGCATCTTCCGGCTCTGGGGTCCTGATCAACATTCAAGCACAAGTCAACTCATTCACAAACAGCTCCCATCGGCCTGGAGGAAAACATCCACAGGAGTAAAGTTGCTTTTTTTTCAGGATTTGGCCCTAAGTCTGTGAGCGAATCTCCAGTAAGGTTGGGGATTCACTACACACCAATATAGAATAGATGCCATCACCCTGGGTGCTCTGGGATTGGACCACTTACTGGAAATAATGAGTGTTTGCTCAGCACCCAGTAGCAACCAAGTACCCCCTGGCTATAGCAGACTCGGTCCCCCATTTTTATCCTGGGATAACTACATTgttcagtagtaacagagagtgagccgtgctagtctatacactatcaaaacaaaaagcagtcaagtagcactttaaagactagcaaaatagtttatgaggtgagctttcttgggacagacccacttcttcagaccataggtgggtctgtcccacgaaagctcacccaataaacaattttgctagtctttaaagtgctactcgactgcgtTTTGTTTTACATTGTTCAGAAGTGTGAACTATCCAGGGACGTTGCAAACCCTAGTGCCCTGTATAGACAGAGCCAAGGTTAACAATGCTGGCGGGAGAGCTCTCTCGACTCAGCGTAGACCACCTGCAGAAacaccccacagcagtgcagctgagccaaggcagcatgtgcagcccagctgggcccaTCATCCTGCTACGGAGAACTACAGCCGCAGGTGGGGGAACATTGTGCCTACGGCAGCCCTGGTTATCGGTTGCTCCCAGGCTCCAGAGTTTGCACAgtcacagctctgctcctgggcacAGCCAGTTTCTGCGACCGCGCtggacccagccctgagccccttgtgGATCTGAGGGAAGTTTCCCTGAGTGCAGCCTGGGGATTTGGGGTGAGGATGTGACAGGACTGGGGGAGATTTCAAAGAGGTTTCCTCTGAATTGTCCCTTTAACCAACAacggcccagcccagagccactgagttcaacagccagagccccagtgacGTGCGTGGGTGAGGGTCAGTGTAACCCGGCGCCCTTGTCCTGACACGGCCCctcagcgcagggccgggggcattggctcagtgccaggggctgccgtCCTTCCCCTGCAGTCAGAGTGAGGCAGCCCCAGTCTAGCTCACCCCCTTCCAACACTGCCTCGGTGTCAGGTGTGTGCGGCCGCCCCGGACAGATTCATTCCCTGCCAAAGActcaccaggctcctgccccagccagggatgaGCAAATGCTGCCTGGGactcagctgggagctgcaggggatggggaatCTGCACTGAGCGGGGCTGAGGTTCAGGGATGTTTATACAGCTGCCCTGGGACTCCCaggggggctcagagccagcagggagccccagggacctggacTGTGGGACTGGCGCAGGTGGGGAAGAGAAGCAGCAAATTAACCCTTTCCTCTCCCTTGCTGAATCTATTTTTTTCCTGTGACGCTGATGCCCCAGCAACATGTTCCCCGTTCTTTGCACCCAACTCTCGCCTcagacctgacaaactcactacaTCAAATCCAAGTCTTCGTTTGTGAAACGTCTACCCATAAGAAGTAGTGCTTAGGTGTGTGCAGGACGTTGTCCCCATCCATAACCATTGCAAAAGGCACACACAGGTGTGAGGTAAGCAATACCACATTGACACTGACAGTGCGCTTGGCCCTTCTGGAGTAGCAGTCAGTCACCAGGCACAGTGTGTCTTGGTGATGGCCTTTCTGGGGCGATGGGAGAGACTTTGTTACTCCACCCTGCTTAGCCAGGATTGCAAGACCAGGCTCCGTTGTCCAGCCTGGCTCCAACCCCAGGTTGTCAATGGAAAACCATAAGAAACCGCTGCAGAGCATGAAAACCTCTTGGAGGTAAATGAAGGAGCAGTACAACAGGCTGGATTGCCTGGCCTATGCCCAGAGAGAGAAAAGACAGGTTCAGTGTAACACAGGGTGCCCCTTGGCTCTTTTCACTGAGTGCAAGGGAAGAATAGAACCTGGTTCTCATGGATCTCATCCAGCTCTGGGGGAGATTTACCTTTGGGGTGGGAACCTACTTTCCTAAGGGGGGACAGGGAAGCATTGCTCAAAGTTCTCGTTTCCTGATTTGTATGGCAGCGACTTGTTCCCCCACTCTTGGGTTTCCAGCGAACTTCCCATTCCTCTGAAATAAACCAATGTTTGTTGTATTGTCAGTGTTCACAAGTGTGGCGCACAAGACAGGAGAGGTGATTAATGGCAGAAGTGGAAAACAGGAACGTAGCTGAAATTTCCTATGTGAAATCAACCTCCTGTAGTGCAGACCTGTCCTGAGAACCATCACAGTCCTTCTTACACAGAGTGATTTAGGCGCCTCTATGCATATAAATAAAGCTGTTGTAGCCCTTTAACAATGACAGGACCTGTTGACTAACAGAATTATGCAGGCATAAGTTTAtcgggcaaagatccactttgttaGAGGCGTGGAGTGGGGATTTCAGAGAGAGATGTAAATATTCTAGGCCATGGAAAGAAGGGACTTACCTTTTTAAGTGGAGGACCAGTGCTGACGAGGAGCCAATTCCCACCCAGTGGATGTGACCCCCTCCCAGcagttgatgtggaggtgtgaatcccagaagagggagccagccattcccagtccctattcCAACCCAGATCAACAGTGGAAATGTTTCAAATGAATCTCAGCTCTTCAGGGTCTCGGGATAAGTCCACACTTACGAGGTGATCAACATGTCACAACTGATCATCTGCACTTCATGTCTGAGgacgtggcaaaatcaatctctcaggGCTTAGCCGTCAACCCTGGTACCTCATGTTTTTGCGTGGAGTGAGGGACGTTAGTGCAAGCCCAAAGATCCCCGATATGCACAAggcagaaagtcgattctgatacattgattctggCTATGCTAATagcgtggctagaattgcatatctgggatcgactttgttctcTAGAGCAGACCGGGCCGTTGTCCGTGAAGTAGCCATGGCGTGAGCGGTGCTTGGATGGTTATCAGGGTCTGGAGCCAGTCttgtctgcagggcaggagctgctcaggGCCTGTtcacaaatgaattgcagctttgCAGTTTCTCTTCAAAGTCTGtctttgatttattttcttttatttcattttattttgttttatttcattgttGAAGGAT contains:
- the LOC142007595 gene encoding olfactory receptor 52B2-like; the encoded protein is MMAADNQTFFAPVTFILTGIHGTEESQVWTSIPFCLMYIAALLGNSLLLFIILTERSLHEPMYLFLCMLAMDDLLLSTTTVPMMLAVFWCRAGEISFVACLTQMFFIHVSFISESAILLAMAFDRYVAICNPLRYSTVLTKPVIGKIGLAVVTRSFCLIFPVVFLVKRLKFCRTNLLPHTYCEYMAISRLACDHITVNVWYGVALAILAIGLDAALIAVSYGLILKAVFQLPSKGARLKALNTCGSHVCVMLLFYTPAFFSFFAYRFGQIIPGYILILLTNLYVLIPPMLNPIIYGVATREILKQLMRVFYRCCSRTFLMSKATALGH